The genome window CGGCGACGGCCGAACCATGCGTGCCGTCGACCTGGAAGGTGACGAGGTCGTCGCGGCGCACGCGCACAGCCCAGGAGGAGTTGATCTGCGCGATCGCGCCGCCGTCGAGCTCGAAGGTCGCATAGGCCGCGTCATCTGTGTCGCAATCATAAGGCTTGCCCTGCTCGTCGATGCGGCGCGGAATATGCGTGGCGCCGAGGCAGGAGACGGCTTTGACTTCACCGAACAGATTGTCGAGCACGTAGCGCCAGTGGCAGAGCATGTCGAGAATGATGCCGCCGCCGTCGCCCTTGCGGTAATTCCAGGAGGGACGCTGGGCCGGCACGCCCCAATCGCCTTCGAAAACCCAGTAGCCGAATTCGCCGCGCACCGAGAGGATCTTGCCGAAGAAGCCGGAATCTTTCAGCAGCGCCAGCTTGCGCAGGCCGGGCAGGAAGAGCTTGTCCTGCACGACGCCGTGCTTGAGCCCGGAGCGCCGCGCCTTGCGGGCGAGATCGATCGCCACCTGCAGGTCGTCGGAGATCGGCTTTTCGCAATAGACATGTTTGCCGGCATCGAGCGCCTTGGACAGCAGCTCGGCACGCATCAGCGTCGTGCCAGCGTCGAAGAAGATCGTGTCGTCGGGATTGGCGAGCGCGGCATTCAGATCGCTCGACCAGCGCTGGATGCCGTGCTTCTTCGCCAGCTCTTCCATCTTGGCGCCGTTGCGGCCGACGATGATCGGGTCGATCTCGAGTTTTTCGCCCGATTGCAGCGTGATGCCGCCCTGGTCGCGGAAGGCGAGGATCGAACGCACCAGGTGCTGATTGTAGCCCATGCGGCCGGTAACGCCGTGCAAGATGATCCCCAAGCGTGCCATTTTTTCCTCCCTGGAATCTTTTGCGGCGGGAGCGGGCATCCGGCCCGGCCCTCCCAAGCCGGTAACTAAACAGTTACTTGATGGCAGAAGAGCGGCGCCGCTGTCAAGAGTCGAATCCGACTTTCGAGACCAGCGCCTTTCCGGGTCAGGCTGCAGAAGGCTCACATCTAGCGCTTGATCGAGGTCAGCGTGACGTGGACGATATGTTTTTCCCAGGCATTGAGATGGGTCGGCTCGATCAGGTCGCGGCCGAAGATCGTCGAAAGCGTGTACTGGTTGGAAAGGTAGAAATAACCGAGCGAGGCGATCGTCAGGTAGACATGCAGGGGGTCGGCGGTCTCGATGAAGACGCCCTGCTTCTTTCCCTGCTCGAGCACATCGGTCAGCTCGCCGATCAGGTGCGAATGGAGCTCCTTGAGCCGCACGGATTGGCGCAGCCACCGGGCCCGATGCAGGTTTTCCGTGCCGAGCAGGCTGAGGAATTCCGGGTGCTGGAGAAAATAGCGCCAGGTGAAGAGCGCCAGTTCCCCGATGCCCTCCTCCGGACTGCGGTCGCCGATATGGAGCGCGCGCTCGGCGGTGCGGATGCCGACATAGGCTTCTTCGAGCACGCGGAGATAGAGCTGCTCCTTGTCGCCGAAATAATGGTAGAGCATGCGCTTGTTGGTGCCGGCGCGCTCGGCGATGGCGTCGACGCGGGCCCCGCCCATGCCGTTTTCGGCGAATTCCCGGGTGGCTGCTTCAAGGATTGCGGCGCGTGTCCGCTCCGGATCGCGCTGGGCCGTCCGTTCCTGAGATGGGCGCCGCGATTTTTTTTTCTCCCCATGCTCGCCGCTGTCGTTCATCTCTCCACCTCCGTCTCGCTTGTTGCGCTCATAAGCCTTCAGTGCGAAATTGTAAAAACCGAATTCAGAAGCGCGGCCCTGTTCCAGTGTGAATAGTGAGAGCATGATGCCGTTCGAAAGCCGCTCACACCTTTTCGGCATCATGCTCTGGCCGACACCGCTTGACACGCTTGCCGCTTTGCTCGTAGCTTGTAACCAATTAGTTATTTATGCAAGGGTAACTGGTCGGAAGCGTGTGGAGGCGCTTCCCTTTGGAGGAGGAAAAAATGAGCCTACGTGTAAGCAGACGTAATTTCGTTGCGGGAGGAGCCACGCTTCTGTCGCTCGCGGCACTCGGAACCAGCGCCATGGCACAGGAAACGCGCCTGCGTCTGCTGTGGTGGGGTTCGCAGCCGCGTGCAGACCGCACCAACAAGGTGTCGGAACTCTACAAGTCGAAGAATGCTGGCACCGCCATCAACGGCGAGTTTCTCGGATGGGCCGATTACTGGCCACGACTTGCGACCCAGGTCGCCGGCCGCAACGCCCCTGACATCATCCAGATGGACTACCGTTATATCGTCGAATATGCCCGGCGCGGCGCCCTCGCTCCGCTGGAATCCTACATGCCGTCGAAGCTGCAGCTCGAGGATTTCGATCCTGCGCAGATAGAAGGCGGCAAGGTCGATGGCCATCTCTATGGTGTCAGTCTCGGCGCCAACTCGGCCGCAACCGTGTTGAACGCCGCGGCCTTCAAAGAGGCCGGCATCGATATGCCGACGCAGAAGACGACCTGGGAAGAATTCGGCAAGATCGGCGCCGAGATGACCAAGGCCGGTAAGCGCAAGGGTTATTTCGGTTTTGCCGACGGCAGCGGTGTCGAACCGGCCCTTGAAAACTACCTCCGCCAACGCGGCAAGGCGCTCTATACGGCCGACTCGAAGATCGCTTTCGGTCCTGAAGAAGCGTCTGAATGGTTCGATATGTGGGCCAAGTTCCGCGAAGCCGGAGCTTGCGTCACCCCTGATATCCAGGCTCTCTACAAGGATACGATCGACACCAGCCCGCTCACCGTCGGCAAGGCTGCTTGCGACTACGCACATAGCAACCAGTTCGTCGGCTACCAGGCCATGGTCAAGGACAAGCTGGCGCTGACCAACTACATGCGCATCACGCCGGACTCGAAGGGCGGCCATTACCGCAAGCCATCGATGTTCTTCTCCGTCTCGGCGCAGTCGAAGGTGATGGATCAGGCGGTCGACTACGTCAACTTCTTCGTCAAGAATCCGGATGCCGCGGTGATCCTCGACGTCGAGCGCGGCATTCCGGAATCGAAGGCAATGCGCGATGTCGTCGCCACCAAACTCGACGAAATCGGCAAGGTTCCGCTCGATTATGTTGCCGGCCTCGGTGATCTTGCCGGCCCGCTGCCGCCTCCGCCGCCGACCGGCGCAGGCGAAGGCACCCTTATTCTGCGCAACATCGCCGAACAGGTGGCCTTCGGACAGCTATCTCCTTCGGATGGCGGCAAGCAGCTTGTCACCGAAATTACGCAGATTCTCGCACGAGGCTGATCCCGTATGAGCAATGCGATGCGCACGCCCGCAGGGGCCATATCCGTGGAAAGATATCAGGGGGCCGTGGCCGAAGGACGCTTCCGGCGTCTCTGGAATGCCAATGCTCCCGGCTATCTCTTCCTTCTGCCATGGCTCGTCGGCTTTTTCGGGCTGACGCTCGGGCCGGCCCTGATTTCGCTCTATCTCTCCTTCACCGACTTCGACATGCTGCAGTCGCCGAGGTGGGTGGGGACCGCGAATTACGTGCGCATCGCCACGGCGGATCCGAAATTCTCGGCCGCCATGCACGTCACCCTGACCTACGTGGTCTTCTCGGTGCCGTTCAAACTGACCTTCGCCTTGCTGGTCGCCATGGCGCTGAACCGCGGCCTGCGCGGGCTGCCGATCTACCGCGCCATCTTTTATCTGCCGTCGCTGCTCGGCGGCAGCGTGGCGATCGCCGTGCTCTGGCGGCAGCTTTTCGCCAGTGATGGCCTCGTCAATGCCGCGCTCTCGCATTTCGGCATCGAAGGTCCGAGCTGGATCTCGCATCCGAGCTATTCGATTTACACGCTGGTGGCGCTGTCCGTTTGGCAGTTCGGCTCGCCGATGATTATTTTCCTGGCCGGCCTGCGCCAGATTCCGCAGGATATGTATGAGGCGGCCAGCCTCGACGGCGCCTCGAAATTCCGGCAATTCTACAAGATCACGCTGCCGCTTCTGACGCCGGTGATCTTCTTCAACGCCGTCGTCCAGACGATCGAAGCCTTCAAGGCCTTCACGCCCGCCTTCATCATATCAGGCGGCACGGGCGGTCCGATCAACTCGACGCTCTTTTACACGCTCTATCTCTATCAGGAAGCCTTCGGCAATTTCCGCATGGGCTATGCTTCGGCGCTCGCCTGGATCCTGGTGGTGATCATCGCGATCTTCACTGCCTTCTCCTTCCTGACCTCGCGTTATTGGGTGCACTACGATGACTGAGATGACCGCTTCCGTCACTGCGGCCAGGCCGCCATCCGATATCACCAAACGCAGCCTGCCGGCGTCGCTCATCATCCACGCCCTGCTGATCGCCGCTTCGCTTCTCATGCTCTATCCGCTGTTGTGGATGGTTTCGGCATCGGTCAGGCCGGAAAACGAGATCTTTTCGTCGACCTCGCTGATCCCGTCGTCGATCGATGTCTCCTCCTATGCGCGCGGTTGGAATGGCCTCGATATCAGCTTCGGCCGGTTCTTCTGGAATTCGCTCGTCATCTCTCTGCTGGTGGTGACCGGCAATGTGATTGCCTGTTCGCTGACGGCCTACGCCTTTGCGCGGCTGCGCTTTGCCGGCCGGAACTTCTGGTTCGCGATCATGCTCGGGACGCTGATGATCCCCTATCACGTGACGCTGATCCCGCAATATGTGCTCTTCCTCGATCTCGGCTGGGTGAACACCATCCTGCCGCTTGTCGTGCCGAAATTCCTGGCAAGCGACGCCTTCTTCATCTTCCTCATGGTGCAATTCTTCCGCGGTATCCCGCGCGAACTCGACGAGGCGGCGATGATGGATGGCTGCAGCGCCTGGCGCATCTACTGGAAGATCATGCTGCCGCTGTCGCTGCCGGTGCTGGCGACGGCCGCGATCTTCTCCTTCATCTGGACCTGGGACGATTTCTTCGGTCCGCTGATCTACCTGAACGACATGAACACCTATACGATCCAGCTCGGTCTGCGCACCTTCGTCGACTCCACCAGCGCATCGGATTGGGGCGGCCTGTTCGCCATGTCGACCCTGACGCTCGTGCCGGTGTTCTTCTTCTTCCTGTTCTTCCAGCGCCTGCTGATCGAGGGCATCGCCACGACGGGCATGAAGCGTTGACGGCGGCAATGGGAAAGAGTGACATGGGCGTGAAGACGGTGGCGATCGTCGGCTGCGGCATCGGCCGCTCGCATATCGTCGAGGGTTATCTGCCGCATTCCGACAAGTTCAAGGTCGTGGCGATCTGCGACCTGAACGAGCAGCGCCTAGCTTCGGTCGGCGACGAGTTCGGCATCGAACGCCGCACCACCTCCTTTTTGGAGTTGCTGACTGACGAGACGATCGACATCATCGATATCTGCACCCCGCCCGGCATCCATCTGGAACAGGTGGTCGCAGCGCTTGCCGCCGGTAAACATGTGGTTTGCGAAAAGCCGCTGACCGGCTCGCTTGCCGGCGTCGATACGATCATGGAAGCGGAAAAAGCGGCCCCGGGCGTGTTGATGCCGATTTTCCAATATCGTTACGGCGACGGTATCCAGAAGGCCAAACGGATCATCGACGCCGGCATTGCCGGCAAAGCCTATACGGCTTCGGTCGAAACCTTCTGGCTGCGCAAGCCGGAATATTATGCTGTGCCCTGGCGCGGCAAATGGGCGACGGAACTGGGCGGTGTGCTCGTCACCCATGCGCTGCATCTGCATGACATGATGATGCATCTGATGGGCCCGGCGGCAAGGGTCTTCGGCCGTGTCGCCACCCGCGTCAACGATATCGAGGTGGAGGATTGCGCCTCCGCCAGCCTGTTGATGGAAAACGGTGCCTTTGTCTCGCTGTCCTGCACGCTTGGTTCGCAGGAACAATTGAGCCGGCTGAGGCTGCACTTCGAGAATGTCACTTTCGAAAGCAGCCACGAGCCCTACACCCCAGGCAAGGATCCGTGGAAGATCATCGCCGCCAATGATGACGTGCGGCAGAAGATCGACCGGGTGATTGCTGACTGGCAGCCGGTTGCGCCGCGTTTCACCACCCAGATGGGCCAGTTCCACGCCTTCCTCAGCGGCCATGGGCCGCTGCCGGTGACGACGGTGGATGCCCGCCGCGCGCTGGAACTGGTGACCGCGATCTATCAGTCTTCCGACAGCGGCGCCGAAGTGCCACTGCCGGTCGGTCCCGACAGTCCGAAATACGCCGATTGGCGCGCAAGAACGAAGTAACCGATAAATAAAACGAGAGGGTTTTGAGAAGATGGCAACCAGTGTCGTTCTTCAGAAGGTCGAGAAGCGCTACGGCGCGATGGATGTGATCCATGGCATCGACCTGACGATCGATCCCGGCGAATTCGTCGTTTTCGTCGGCCCCTCCGGCTGCGGAAAATCAACCCTTCTGCGCATGATCGCCGGTCTCGAAGAGATCTCGGGCGGCGCACTTTTGCTCGACAGCGAGCGCATGAACGAGGTGGCGCCGGCCAAGCGCGGCATCGCCATGGTGTTCCAGTCCTACGCGCTTTATCCGCATATGTCGGTTTACAAGAACCTCGCCTTCGGCCTGGAGACGGCGGGTTACAAGAAGGCCGAGATCCAGCCCAAGGTAAAACGCGCCGCCGAGATCCTGCAGATCGAGAAGCTGCTGGAGCGCAAGCCGAAGGCGCTCTCCGGCGGCCAGCGCCAGCGTGTCGCCATCGGCCGCGCCATCGTGCGCGAGCCGCGCATCTTCCTGTTCGACGAACCGCTGTCGAACCTCGATGCCGAACTTCGGGTGCAGATGCGCGTCGAAATTTCCCGCCTGCATCGCAGCCTCGGCAACACGATGATCTATGTCACCCACGACCAGGTCGAAGCCATGACGATGGCAGACAAGATCGTGGTGCTGAATTCCGGCCGCATCGAGCAGGTCGGCGCGCCTCTCGATCTCTACAACAATCCGGCCAACCGCTTCGTCGCCGGCTTCATCGGCAGCCCGAAGATGAATTTCCTGAGGGCGCGCATCGAGCAGGTCGGCGTGGCCGAAACCAGCATCCATGTCTGCGGCAATTCCGTTCACCTGCCACGCCGGCTGAACGGCGAAGCCGGCCATGAGGTCACCTTCGGCATCCGCCCCGAGCATCTTTCCCTGACCGGCGGCGCCATCACGCTTTCGACCGTCAATGTCGACCTCGTCGAAAATCTCGGCGGCGCCACTATGCTTTACACCACGACGCCGGATGGCCAGCTCCTGACCATCGCGCTCGACGGCCAGCAGAAGGTCGAGCGCGGCACCAACGTCACGACCTTCTTCGATCCGGTCCGCTGCCACGTCTTCGATGCCTCGGGCAAGACCATCTAAGCGCTGCTTGACATCAGATCCTCCTCTGCCTCATCCTTTCGGAAGGGGCTGAAGGGGAATAAGCATGACGCCTGAGGATAGGATTCATGCGCTCGGCATCTGGCAAGGCCCGATCGACATTTCGCCGATAGCAGGCGGCATCACCAACAGGAACTATCTGGTCAGCGATGCCGTCGCGCGCTGCGTGGTGAGACTCGGCACCGATATCCCGATCCATCACATCAACAGGCAGAACGAGCTTGCCGCAAGTTATGCCGCCCATGCAGCGGGCATATCGCCCGCCGTCATCCACCATTCGCCGGGCGTGCTGGTGCTCGACTATATCGAGGCGAGGGCGCTTTCGCCGGAGGATATCAGGACGCCGGATACGCTGGCCCGGGTCGTGCCGCTGGTGCGGGCCTGCCACCGCGACATTGCCCGGCATTTTCGCGGCCAGGCGATGATCTTCTGGGTCTTCCACGTCATCCGCGATTATGCCGCCAGTCTGAAGGCATCCGAGAGCCCCTATCTTGCTTTGCTGCCAGGTCTCATCGGCCGGGCCGAGGCGCTGGAAGACGCGGCAGGGCCTTTCGAGATCGCCTTCGGCCACAATGATCTGCTCGCCGCCAATTTTCTCGATGACGGCAAGCGGCTCTGGCTGATCGACTGGGATTATGCCGGCTTCAACACGCCGCTTTTCGATCTCGGCGGATTGGCCTCCAACAACGAACTCTCGCAAGCGGCCGAGCAAATGATGCTGGAGAGCTATTTCGACCGGCCGCTCACCGATGATCTCCGCCGCCGCTATACCGCGATGAAATGCGCCTCGCTGCTGCGCGAGGCGCTCTGGAGCATGATTTCGGAAATCCATTCCACCATCGATTTCGACTATTCCGCCTATACGGCCGAAAATCTCGGGCGCTTCGAACGCGCCTATCAGGCCTTTGAACAGGATCGATAAATGACGAGAGAATTACCGAAGACGGCGAAAGCCGTGGTCATCGGCGGCGGCATCATCGGCTGCTCGACAGCCTATCATCTCGGCAAGCTCGGCTGGACCGATACCGTCCTGCTGGAGCGCAAGAAGCTGACGTCGGGCACCACCTTCCATGCCGCCGGCCTGGTCGGCCAGCTGCGCACCAGCGCCAACATCACCCAGCTGCTCGGCTATTCCGTCGATCTCTATAAGCGGCTGGAGGATGAAACCGGCCTCGGCACCGGCTGGAAGATGAATGGCGGCCTGCGCCTGGCCTGCAACGAGGAGCGCTGGACAGAAGTCCGCCGCCAGGCGACCACCGCCCAATCCTTTGGCCTCGAAATGCAGTTGCTGACGCCGCAGGAGGCCTTCGATCTCTGGCCGCTGATGACGGTTGACGATCTCGTCGGCGCCGCCTTCCTTCCGACAGACGGCCAGGCCAATCCCTCCGACATCACCCAGGCGCTGGCCAAGGGCGCCCGCATGTCGGGTGTCTCGATCTTCGAGGATACCGAAGTTCTCGACCTTGAAATCGACAAGGGGCGGATACGCGCCGTCGTCACCGCCGAGGGCCGCATCGAATGCGAGCGCGTCGTCGTGTGCGCCGGCCAATGGACGCGTGCCTTTGCCGCCCGCTTCGGTGTCAACGTGCCGCTGGTCTCCGTCGAGCATCAATATATCATCACCGAATCCTTCGGCGTGCCCTCCAATCTGCCGACGCTGCGCGATCCCGATCGCCTGACCTATTACAAGGAGGAAGTCGGCGGCATCGTCATGGGCGGCTACGAGCCGAACCCCATTCCCTGGGCGAAAAGCGGCATCCCCGATGGTTTCCACTACACGCTGCTGGACAGCAATTTCGACCATTTCGAGCAGATCATGGAGCAGGCGCTCGGCCGCGTTCCGGCGCTGGAAAATGTCGGCGTCAAGCAGCTGCTGAACGGCCCGGAAAGCTTCACGCCCGACGGCAACTTCATTCTCGGCGAGGCGCCGGAGCTGAGGAATTTCTTCGTCGGCGCTGGTTTCAATGCCTTCGGCATCGCCTCTGCCGGCGGCGCCGGCATGGCGCTTGCCGAATGGGTGACGAAGGGCGAACCGCCCTATGATCTCTGGCCGGTGGATATCCGCCGTTTCGGTCGTCCGCATTTCGATACCGACTGGGTGCGCACCCGCACGCTCGACGCTTATGGCAAACATTACACCATGGCCTGGCCTTTCGAGGAACATTCGAGCGGCCGCCCCTGCCGCAAATCGCCGCTCTATGACCGGCTGAAGGCGCAGGGCGCCTGTTTCGGCGAAAAGCTCGGCTGGGAACGGCCGAACTGGTTTGCCGATCTCTTTGCCAATGAGGAGCCGAAGGATGTCTACAGCTACACCAGGCAGAACTGGTTCGATGCCGTCGGCCGCGAGCATAAGGCGGTACGCGAAGCGGCCGTCATCTTCGACCAGACCTCCTTTGCCAAATTCGTACTCAAGGGCAGGGATGCCGAGGCAGCCCTTTCTTGGATCGCTTCCAACGATGTCGCAAGGCCTGTGGGATCGCTCGTCTACACGCAGATGCTGAACGACAAGGGCGGCATCGAATGCGACGTGACGGTCGCCCGGATCGCCGAGAACGAATATTACATCGTTACCGGCACCGGCTTCGCCACCCATGACTTCGACTGGATCGCCCGCAATATACCGGCGGAGACACATGCCGAGCTGGTCGACGTCACCTCAGCCTATTCCGTGCTGTCGCTGATGGGACCGAATTCCCGCGCCGTGCTGGAAAAGGTGACGGGCAGCGATGTCTCGAATGCGTCCTTCCCCTTCGGCCAGGTCAGAACCATCGGCATATCAGGCTGCCCGGTGCGGGCGCTGCGCATCACTTATGTCGGCGAGCTTGGTTACGAGCTGCATATTCCGATCGAATATGCCACCACGGTCTATGACGTGCTGATGGCATCAGGCGGCGAGCTCGGCCTCGTCAATGCCGGCTACCGCGCTATCGAGAGCTGCCGCCTGGAAAAGGGCTATCGCGCCTGGGGATCGGATATCGGTCCCGACCACACGCCCGTCGAAGCCGGCCTCGGCTGGGCGGTGAAGATGCGCAAGAACATTCCCTTCCGCGGCCGCGAGGCGATCGAACGGCAGCTTTCGGGCGGCGTGAAGAAGCGCCTCACCTGCTTCATTCCGGAGGATGCCGATGCGGTGCTGCTCGGCCGCGAAACGATCTATCGCGACGGCAAGCGCGTCGGCTGGCTGTCGAGCGGCGGCTTCGGTTATACGCTGGGCAAGCCGATCGGCTACGGCTATGTCCGCAATCCCGAAGGGGTGACCGAGGATTTCGTCCTCTCCGGCACCTATGAACTCGATGTCGCGCGGGAACGCATCCCCTGCAAGGTGTCGCTGTCGCCGCTCTACGATCCGGATATGGCGCGCATCAAAGCGTAGCCGGATCTAGAAAAGCGGCAGCCGATCGTCCTGAATCAGGATCTCCAGCTTGTCGGAGACGTCCTGCGTCCACGCGCGGTGTCCTGTCAAAGCTGCCGGGAAGAGTCCTGGAAGGGTGAAAAGAGCCGCCGAAATGGCAAGGCCGGTGCGCGGGACATCGGCGATGAGAGTGGCGATTTCGCCAGCACGGGGATCGCGCAGCTCGTAGCGCTCGCCGTTGCCGTGCTCGCCGATCGCATAGCGCATCCACGCCGCAACGGCGATCGCATAGGTCTCTGCCCGGTCGCCATGGGCCAGCGCCTCGCATGCCGGCTCCAGCAGCCGCTGCGGCAGTTTCTGCGTGCCGTCCATGGCGATCTGATAGGTGCGATGGGCGATCGCCTTATTTGCAAAGCGTGCTATCAATTCATGGGCGTAGGCATCGAGATCGATGCCGGGCACAGCGTCGAGCGTTCGCGCGGCCGCGTGCATGTGACGGTAGGCGAGTGCTGCCAGGCCCGTATCGTCCATCACGTCGCGGATGAATTCATAGCCGCCGATATAACCGAGATAGGCAAGCAGCGAATGCGCGCCGTTCAGCATCCGCAGCTTCATCTTCTCGTAGGCCGAGACCTCCTCGACCATCAGCGCGCCGCGCACCTTTTCCCAAGCTGGCCGGCCATTGGCGAAATGGTCTTCGATGACCCATTGCGTGAAGGGTTCCGTCTCGATCGCCGCCATATCCGTACGGCCGGTCAGCCGCTCGGCATCGGCATAGGTCGCCTCGGTACTGGCCGGCGTGATGCGGTCGACCATCGTCGACGGGAAGGGCACATTCGCCTCGATCCAGCCATGCAGGTCGGGATCGATGCGGGAGGTGAATTCCAGCACCAGGCGCTTCAGCACCGCGCCGTTGCTCGGCAGGTTGTCGCAGCTGAGCGGCGTAAAGGGCGCGACGCCCTTCTGCCGCCGGCGGGCGAGGCCTTCGACGAGATAACCGATGACGCCGCGCGGCGCATGCCGGTTGGCAAGGTCGGCGACGATATCGGGGTGCTTGAGGTCGAGGCCGCCGGTTGCGGGATCGAAACCATAGGCCTTTTCCGTCACCGTCATGCTGACGATGCGGATATCGGGGTCTTCGAGCCGCGCCAGCAGGCCGGCCGGATCGCGCGGCGCCACATGTGCCTTCAGGATCGAGCCGATGACCTCAGCCGTCGTGCCTGAAGTATCGCGGATCAGCACCGTATAGAGCCCGTTCTGGGCGCTCAGATTGTCGGCGACATCGGGCGTGCGCAGGCTTGCCACCTCGATGCCCCAGTCGCCGCCTGCGGCTGCAAGCGCGCCGTCCGTGAAGGGGGCGAAATGGGCGCGGAAGAAAGCGCCCGGGCCGATATGCAGGATGCCGGCCTTCAGCGCATTCCTGTCATAGGCGGGAAGTTTCGCCGTCGGCGCAAGGCCGGTCAGGTTTTGTAGTCTATCGCTCACAGCTTGTAGGCCTTCTTCGCATTGTCATAGGAGAGTTCGCGCGCGACGATCGCGGCGTCCTTCTTGGAAATCCGGTGCTCGGCGGCGAGCTGGGCGAGGAAGCGGCAGACTTCGCGGCGCCAGACGTCATGCCGCGCCGGGATCGAAAGCAGCGCCCGCGTATCGTCGTTGAAGCCTGCCATATTGGCGAAGCCGGCCGTTTCCACCACCTGGTCGAGATAGCGGCGAATGCCGAGCGGACTGTCGTGGAACCACCAGGGCGGGCCGATCATCAGGCAGGGCCAATGGCCGACCATCGGCGCCATCTCGCGCGCATAGGTCGTCTCGTCGAGCGTGAACAGCAGCACCCTGAGCCCCGGCGCATGGCCGTATCTGGAAAGCAGCGCATTCAGGCCGCCGACCCAGTCCGTACGAGTCGGGATATCGGCGCCCATATTGGGGCCGCGCGTCGCAAACAGCCCGCTGTCGGTATTGCGTCGTGAGCCGGCATGGATCTGCATCACCATGCCGTCTTCGGCCGAAAGCCCCGCCATCTCGGTCATCATCTGGCCGCGGAAAAGCTCCGCGTCGGCAGCCGAAAGCGGACCCTTCAGCGCCTTGTCGAGCAGCGCCTGTTTTTCCGCAAGCGGCAAATCAGCGGTGAAGGCTGTCGGCACGCCGTGGTCGGTCGCGGTGGCGCCGAACTGGCGGAAATAGGCGCGCCGGCGCCGATGCGCCTCGATCAGGCCGTCCCAGCGCGTGACGTCGGCGCTGGTGATCTCCCCGAACTTGACGAGATTGTCGCGGAAGCCGACGGCGTCCGGATCGGTGACGCTATCCGGCCTGTAGGTGGTGCGGACCTTGCCGATCCAGCCGTCGGCCGCCATCTTCTGGTGATGCGCCAGCGGATCGAGCGCCCCCTCGGTTGTCGCGATCGTTTCGATGCCGAATCGCTGATGCAGCGCCCGCGGCCGGAATTCGGGACGGGCGAGCTGGGCATTGATATGGTCGTAGAGCGCATCGGCATTGTCCGATGTCAACGGCTCGGTGCAGCCGAGCACGGCCGACATGGCGTGATCGACCCAGAGGCTCGAAGGCGTTCCGCGGAAGAGGTGATAATGCGCGGCAAATGTCCGCCAGATCGCCCGCCCCTCAGCCACCGGCTTGCGGTCGAGCCGCGGCACGCCGAGCTCGTCCAATGTGACGCCGACGCTGTGCAGCATCCGGAAGAGATAGTGATCGGGAATGACCAGCAGCGAGGCCGCGTCTTCAAAGGGCTTGTCGTCGGCGAACCAGGAGGGTTCGGTATGCCCGTGCGGACTGACGATCGGAAGATCGCGCACCGTCTCGTAGAGGTCGCGCGCGATGGTCCGTGTTGCCGGATCAGCCGGAAAAAGCCGGTCCGGATGAAGAAAGCCGTTTCCTGCATCCATCAGTATTCCTCCCTGATGGATAACGGCCTACCCCACAACACCAGGCGCGGCAAGGTCTTTTAGTA of Rhizobium sp. BT04 contains these proteins:
- a CDS encoding Gfo/Idh/MocA family protein, yielding MARLGIILHGVTGRMGYNQHLVRSILAFRDQGGITLQSGEKLEIDPIIVGRNGAKMEELAKKHGIQRWSSDLNAALANPDDTIFFDAGTTLMRAELLSKALDAGKHVYCEKPISDDLQVAIDLARKARRSGLKHGVVQDKLFLPGLRKLALLKDSGFFGKILSVRGEFGYWVFEGDWGVPAQRPSWNYRKGDGGGIILDMLCHWRYVLDNLFGEVKAVSCLGATHIPRRIDEQGKPYDCDTDDAAYATFELDGGAIAQINSSWAVRVRRDDLVTFQVDGTHGSAVAGLTKCWSQHRVNTPKPVWNPDQPQTIDFYKTWDEVPDTQAFDNGFKAQWEMFIRHVVEDAPWPYGLEAGAKGVQLAELGLKSWAERRWLDVPALEF
- a CDS encoding TetR/AcrR family transcriptional regulator; this encodes MNDSGEHGEKKKSRRPSQERTAQRDPERTRAAILEAATREFAENGMGGARVDAIAERAGTNKRMLYHYFGDKEQLYLRVLEEAYVGIRTAERALHIGDRSPEEGIGELALFTWRYFLQHPEFLSLLGTENLHRARWLRQSVRLKELHSHLIGELTDVLEQGKKQGVFIETADPLHVYLTIASLGYFYLSNQYTLSTIFGRDLIEPTHLNAWEKHIVHVTLTSIKR
- a CDS encoding ABC transporter substrate-binding protein is translated as MSLRVSRRNFVAGGATLLSLAALGTSAMAQETRLRLLWWGSQPRADRTNKVSELYKSKNAGTAINGEFLGWADYWPRLATQVAGRNAPDIIQMDYRYIVEYARRGALAPLESYMPSKLQLEDFDPAQIEGGKVDGHLYGVSLGANSAATVLNAAAFKEAGIDMPTQKTTWEEFGKIGAEMTKAGKRKGYFGFADGSGVEPALENYLRQRGKALYTADSKIAFGPEEASEWFDMWAKFREAGACVTPDIQALYKDTIDTSPLTVGKAACDYAHSNQFVGYQAMVKDKLALTNYMRITPDSKGGHYRKPSMFFSVSAQSKVMDQAVDYVNFFVKNPDAAVILDVERGIPESKAMRDVVATKLDEIGKVPLDYVAGLGDLAGPLPPPPPTGAGEGTLILRNIAEQVAFGQLSPSDGGKQLVTEITQILARG
- a CDS encoding carbohydrate ABC transporter permease, which codes for MSNAMRTPAGAISVERYQGAVAEGRFRRLWNANAPGYLFLLPWLVGFFGLTLGPALISLYLSFTDFDMLQSPRWVGTANYVRIATADPKFSAAMHVTLTYVVFSVPFKLTFALLVAMALNRGLRGLPIYRAIFYLPSLLGGSVAIAVLWRQLFASDGLVNAALSHFGIEGPSWISHPSYSIYTLVALSVWQFGSPMIIFLAGLRQIPQDMYEAASLDGASKFRQFYKITLPLLTPVIFFNAVVQTIEAFKAFTPAFIISGGTGGPINSTLFYTLYLYQEAFGNFRMGYASALAWILVVIIAIFTAFSFLTSRYWVHYDD
- a CDS encoding carbohydrate ABC transporter permease — its product is MTASVTAARPPSDITKRSLPASLIIHALLIAASLLMLYPLLWMVSASVRPENEIFSSTSLIPSSIDVSSYARGWNGLDISFGRFFWNSLVISLLVVTGNVIACSLTAYAFARLRFAGRNFWFAIMLGTLMIPYHVTLIPQYVLFLDLGWVNTILPLVVPKFLASDAFFIFLMVQFFRGIPRELDEAAMMDGCSAWRIYWKIMLPLSLPVLATAAIFSFIWTWDDFFGPLIYLNDMNTYTIQLGLRTFVDSTSASDWGGLFAMSTLTLVPVFFFFLFFQRLLIEGIATTGMKR
- a CDS encoding Gfo/Idh/MocA family protein, whose product is MGVKTVAIVGCGIGRSHIVEGYLPHSDKFKVVAICDLNEQRLASVGDEFGIERRTTSFLELLTDETIDIIDICTPPGIHLEQVVAALAAGKHVVCEKPLTGSLAGVDTIMEAEKAAPGVLMPIFQYRYGDGIQKAKRIIDAGIAGKAYTASVETFWLRKPEYYAVPWRGKWATELGGVLVTHALHLHDMMMHLMGPAARVFGRVATRVNDIEVEDCASASLLMENGAFVSLSCTLGSQEQLSRLRLHFENVTFESSHEPYTPGKDPWKIIAANDDVRQKIDRVIADWQPVAPRFTTQMGQFHAFLSGHGPLPVTTVDARRALELVTAIYQSSDSGAEVPLPVGPDSPKYADWRARTK